Part of the Hevea brasiliensis isolate MT/VB/25A 57/8 chromosome 16, ASM3005281v1, whole genome shotgun sequence genome is shown below.
acatcattatgaaatatattttcctatttaattcatattaaattttgaatgtaatattttataattttaaaacgaATAATCGATACCAATAGCAAATTGCTGcagatttaaaatttttttatcttttataaTAAAAAAGTACACAATTATTTCGGAAATCATTAcctctatatatatattataattattggaATGATgataatatttattttactttttttataacaaataattaaattaaattaaattaaaaattaaattttctaaaAAGTGCTAACTAAAGAGAGTCGAATCAATAAAAACCCAAATTAatattcaatttgatttaatttttagattagtgaaaataataaataaattttacatcTGACTgagagaaataaatatgcattaccaaatactattaaattataaatttatagttTATTTTTGCATGGATCATACACCATTAGGTTGGTACATAGTAAATAAGATAAGTACTATTTAATTTGGGttgaataaattaaattgagtcattttaatttgataatttaatttaatttttaatataattcaattcaattttatattttaaaaattttaattatattttaaaaaataaaaataattaaattaaatcgaattgaattattttattaatttttaaattaatttattttgataaaaaatttatggacacatttaattttatatatatataaattatttaatttcattaattaatgatttttatattcaaattaaagttaaaattaaattcaaaataaaaaatttatttaaactcaaaaattgatcaaatcaaatcaaaatagagctattagatttaatttaattttttatttattttcgttcaatttaatttttaaaatataatatttcgattaattagattttaatgATTTGATTCGATTCAGTTTAAACCGTGTACTCAGGCCTACTATTAAATGAGTCACAGTCGGTTTGGACAATCGAACGATCAAAATTACTTCAAGACAAACACGAGGGGACGATCGTGATCAATCCTACACCAACCGAACTTACATAGGAATATTTCCTCAGTTCCTTCAGCGCTCTAGGGTTTTTAACACCGCCGCTTCAAGCATCGCAGACTCAACCCATCTTGGCAGGCAAGCGCTCGAGTAGAAGAAGAATACTAAAAAATggtgcctctctctctctctctctctctctctctctctctctctatatatatatatatatatatatatatttatatgtatcaTGGTTATATGCGTCGGTATAAGTTATCTGATTCTGGAAATTGATGTGTGTAAAAATGTAGCCGTCGCACAAGACTTTCAAGATTAAGAAGAAGCTAGCGAAGAAGATGAGACAGAACAGGCCTATCCCTCATTGGATTCGTATGCGCACCGACAATACCATcaggttttttttttccttcaatttAATAATCCCACAAATCCTTGTAGTCATTGGCTAATTTTGTTAAAAATGTTTGGGGATTTATAGGTACAACGCTAAGCGCAGGCACTGGCGTCGTACGAAGCTTGGCTTCTGagaatgctttgaattagttattcATTAGGGTTTATTTTAAGATtacgggattttttttttttgtggaatTAACTTTCTGAAGGTATtatgttttaatttgaatatgaAATGCAACTAAGCCATTGTTTTGGCCATTCTCTGTGTGTTCTTATTCGGTTTTTTTTGCTTCTGGCTGTTAATCCCAAATGTTTTTTGATTTAGGGTCATTTATTTCAAAATGATGGACATCTGAGAGTTTGTGTCGTGAGATTGAATGTAGGAATTCCTTTTAATCCCTAGAGGTCATTGTTTTCATTTTGGTCATTATTGTAAGATAAAACACAATAGATTTTAAGTGCTCAGATTTCTAGAGCTGCCTGTGGCATATGAGGATGCAAGTGAGAGAGTTGATATCGTTGTGCTTGATCTTGTGATTTTTCAGTTGACAAAAAGGAGCTAATAGCTCGTAGGGTGTTCAAGTATCCCTGATATGATAAAACTTGGTGGCGAAATGAATTAATTGCCTAAATTTTggtttttggatggtttttgtgaGTAAGATCCTGAATTCTGCATTCGATTTTGTTTGGCGAAGTTTATACACTCATGGTACAAGGGAGAGGCAAGAGAGAAGCGGAGAAGGGGGGAGAGGCTGGAAGAGAGGCGGAGAGGGAGAGCCCTAGTTCAGCTTTTGGTCTGGTTTTAAGAACGTTGTATCTTATCTAGAAGCTGTAGTCAGTAATCTGA
Proteins encoded:
- the LOC110672969 gene encoding 60S ribosomal protein L39 → MPSHKTFKIKKKLAKKMRQNRPIPHWIRMRTDNTIRYNAKRRHWRRTKLGF